The following are from one region of the Cloacibacterium sp. TD35 genome:
- a CDS encoding efflux RND transporter periplasmic adaptor subunit, producing MKKIFLPILLSLAVISCKKENTDDTLADLIAKKDVKGLQAYRDQQQKRVDSINALIENVDQNLSTFGVNQTQGFVSILPLELTNFAHYIELQGNVTTDQDVAVQPQMPGTLTLYVRQGQYVGAGQVIGRVADGGLADQLKQAQIQVSAVNAQLQQVKSASELAKITYEKQASLWKQKIGSEIQFLQAKTNYESSVKQVSAVQSQVAATQKAADAVAATLSKTAIRAPFSGVIDEVMQQTGQVVSPGMPIVKLINLTAMRVEAKVPETYLSNVKAGTSVIVDFPMLKKTINSRVRLTSNFINPANRTFTIQVPIANQGGIIKPNLLAKVKIEDYFNPNAIVVPSQYIYEDAAYKAFVFVAKNVNGNQGVAKKVFITKGEKSENSIEIKSGLNKGDILITDGSKTLVDGQKIKIQ from the coding sequence ATGAAAAAAATATTTTTACCCATCTTATTATCTTTAGCAGTAATTTCTTGTAAAAAAGAAAATACAGATGACACTTTAGCTGATCTTATCGCTAAAAAAGACGTAAAAGGTTTGCAAGCTTACCGTGATCAACAGCAAAAAAGAGTAGATAGCATTAATGCTTTAATTGAAAATGTAGACCAGAATTTGTCAACTTTTGGCGTAAACCAAACTCAGGGTTTTGTTTCTATCTTGCCATTAGAATTAACTAATTTTGCTCACTATATAGAACTTCAAGGAAATGTTACTACAGACCAAGATGTAGCAGTTCAGCCACAAATGCCAGGAACTTTAACACTTTATGTTCGTCAAGGTCAATATGTAGGTGCTGGTCAAGTGATTGGTAGAGTAGCAGATGGTGGTTTAGCAGACCAATTAAAACAAGCACAAATTCAAGTTTCTGCAGTTAATGCTCAATTACAACAAGTAAAATCTGCTTCTGAATTGGCAAAAATCACTTACGAAAAACAAGCTTCTCTTTGGAAACAAAAAATCGGTTCAGAAATTCAGTTTTTACAAGCTAAAACTAATTATGAATCAAGCGTAAAACAAGTTTCGGCAGTACAAAGCCAAGTGGCAGCCACTCAAAAAGCAGCAGACGCAGTAGCAGCTACACTCAGCAAAACAGCAATTAGAGCACCATTTTCTGGTGTGATAGACGAAGTAATGCAACAAACAGGACAGGTGGTTTCTCCAGGAATGCCAATTGTGAAGTTGATTAACCTTACTGCGATGAGAGTAGAAGCCAAAGTTCCAGAAACTTACCTTTCAAACGTAAAAGCGGGAACTTCTGTAATTGTAGATTTCCCAATGTTGAAGAAAACGATAAATTCTAGAGTAAGATTAACTTCTAATTTTATTAACCCAGCGAATAGAACTTTTACCATTCAAGTTCCGATTGCTAACCAAGGTGGAATCATTAAACCAAACCTTTTGGCTAAAGTAAAAATTGAAGATTATTTTAATCCAAATGCGATTGTAGTACCGTCTCAGTATATTTATGAAGATGCTGCTTATAAAGCTTTCGTTTTCGTAGCGAAAAATGTAAACGGAAACCAAGGAGTGGCTAAAAAAGTATTCATAACCAAAGGTGAAAAATCTGAAAACTCTATAGAAATTAAGAGCGGATTAAATAAAGGTGATATCTTAATTACCGATGGTTCTAAAACTTTAGTAGACGGACAAAAAATTAAAATTCAGTAA